In Mastacembelus armatus chromosome 22, fMasArm1.2, whole genome shotgun sequence, a genomic segment contains:
- the noto gene encoding homeobox protein notochord, producing MQVPNRAMGPYGYSVRNYAQGSLYPQYQGSQCASSTKPPSGKSFTIDALLAKPEDTSSGRMGPTQYQPATPVLPLTGHVGLPLAPAPYVYSANVLHPAVPMQPGYPVYCCPPFNYQSSCRGAFYTQASMSKVSAGLHSFKTKGGKSKRMRTSFTSEQLSRLEKEFARQQYMVGSERFLLASALQLTEAQVKVWFQNRRIKWRKQSLEQQQAKLAKLGLAPPKSPGSQGHGDEGDEDEEFSDVDIDVSDDSTDHC from the exons ATGCAGGTGCCGAACAGAGCAATGGGACCCTATGGATACTCCGTGCGTAATTACGCACAAGGATCGCTGTACCCGCAGTACCAGGGAAGCCAGTGCGCGTCGTCAACGAAGCCTCCCAGTGGAAAATCTTTCACTATTGACGCTTTACTGGCAAAGCCGGAGGACACAAGCAGCGGCCGCATGGGTCCTACTCAATATCAACCAGCAACCCCAGTTCTGCCTCTCACCGGACATGTAGGCTTACCGCTAGCACCGGCACCTTATGTCTACTCTGCAAACGTGTTGCACCCTGCTGTACCCATGCAGCCTGGATATCCGGTTTACTGCTGCCCGCCTTTCAACTACCAGTCATCGTGTCGTGGAGCCTTTTACACGCAAG CTTCAATGTCCAAAGTCAGCGCAGGACTGCATTCGTTTAAAACCAAAGGTGGGAAGTCCAAGCGGATGCGCACCAGCTTCACCAGCGAGCAGCTCTCCCGACTCGAGAAGGAGTTTGCACGGCAGCAGTACATGGTCGGATCAGAGAGGTTCCTCTTGGCCTCGGCTCTACAGCTCACAGAAGCTCAG GTCAAAGTCTGGTTCCAGAATCGACGCATCAAGTGGCGCAAACAGAgtctggagcagcagcaggccaAGCTGGCTAAACTGGGCCTTGCTCCGCCGAAAAGTCCCGGATCACAGGGCCATGGCGATGAAGGCGATGAGGATGAGGAGTTCTCAGACGTGGATATTGACGTGTCTGACGACTCCACTGATCACTGTTAA
- the emx1 gene encoding homeobox protein EMX1, which produces MMFSSAGKRCFTIESLVAKENPLTTEDPICPTALSYSNPTTDALMNGYQAAPTRSLYQSPDLVFPETVNHPSLTVAPHQLGSSHLQHPHFFGTQHRDPLNFYPWVLRNRFFGHRFQGNDVSQDSLLLHGPFARKPKRIRTAFSPSQLLRLERAFEKNHYVVGAERKQLANSLSLSETQVKVWFQNRRTKYKRQKLEEEGPDSQQKKKGSHHINRWRIATKQASSEDIDVTSED; this is translated from the exons ATGATGTTTTCGTCTGCAGGAAAACGCTGCTTCACGATAGAGTCTCTGGTCGCCAAAGAAAACCCTCTAACAACCGAGGATCCCATCTGCCCGACGGCTTTAAGTTACTCCAACCCGACCACAGATGCCCTAATGAACGGTTACCAAGCTGCACCGACCAGGTCCCTCTACCAGAGCCCCGACCTGGTGTTCCCAGAGACGGTAAACCACCCCTCCCTCACCGTGGCTCCTCACCAGCTCGGAAGCTCCCATTTACAGCACCCGCACTTCTTCGGGACGCAACACAGAGACCCACTCAACTTCTACCCCTGGGTCCTACGGAACAGGTTTTTCGGGCACAGATTTCAAG GTAACGACGTGTCCCAGGACAGCCTGCTCCTCCACGGCCCGTTCGCCAGGAAGCCCAAACGCATCCGGACGGCCTTCTCCCCGTCCCAGCTGCTCCGTCTGGAAAGAGCCTTCGAGAAGAACCACTACGTCGTCGGAGCCGAGAGGAAGCAGCTGGCGAACAGCCTGAGTTTATCTGAAACACAG GTGAAGGTGTGGTTCCAGAACAGGCGAACCAAGTACAAGCGAcagaagctggaggaggagggaccAGACAgccagcagaagaagaagggaaGCCACCACATCAACAGATGGCGCATCGCCACCAAACAGGCCAGCTCCGAGGACATTGACGTGACCTCAGAGGACTAA